From a single Rhodospirillaceae bacterium genomic region:
- a CDS encoding tripartite tricarboxylate transporter TctB family protein — protein MRDRILGIGILALSITYLYLTYSLPVEDIGDPIGPQLFPYLIGVGLSLCGIFVFIEGLKEQDDSPELGEQRVPSRPLAIIGVMVWIGLYFTIFEWFGFAISCSLFLLGMMSVFNRGHLRTNAIVSVTFSFSIYIIFTQLLEVKLAPGPLFY, from the coding sequence ATGCGGGATCGAATCCTGGGCATCGGTATTTTAGCCCTGTCGATAACTTACTTATATTTAACTTATTCGCTTCCGGTTGAAGATATTGGTGATCCTATTGGTCCCCAGTTGTTTCCATATTTAATCGGTGTGGGATTATCCCTCTGTGGTATTTTCGTCTTCATCGAAGGTCTCAAAGAACAAGATGACTCGCCCGAGCTCGGCGAACAGCGCGTTCCCAGTCGCCCCCTCGCGATTATCGGTGTCATGGTCTGGATCGGATTATACTTCACCATCTTTGAGTGGTTCGGATTTGCGATCTCTTGTTCGTTGTTCCTGCTCGGTATGATGTCGGTTTTCAATCGCGGACATCTTCGCACCAACGCCATCGTGTCGGTTACATTTTCATTCAGCATTTACATCATATTCACCCAGCTTCTCGAGGTTAAACTCGCTCCGGGACCTCTTTTCTACTAG
- a CDS encoding tetratricopeptide repeat protein, with protein sequence MYIRILFIFLLAIVIGLSGLNTPVNAAGSSDDEPSKSDVDFASGKSALKAGNYKLAIRNFQRVIETNPNNADALNYLGYSYRKMGNFKVSLPYYKKALAINPGHRGAREYLGELYLQTGNLKAAKAQLEKLDSLCTFGCEEFDDLKKAITTYETKK encoded by the coding sequence ATGTACATCAGGATTCTCTTTATCTTCCTCCTCGCCATCGTGATAGGGCTGTCTGGCCTGAACACTCCTGTTAACGCCGCCGGGTCCTCTGATGACGAACCCTCAAAATCTGACGTCGATTTTGCTTCCGGGAAGTCGGCTTTGAAAGCTGGCAACTACAAACTCGCCATTCGGAATTTTCAGCGAGTCATCGAAACCAATCCGAATAATGCGGATGCGCTGAACTACCTCGGCTATAGCTACCGCAAAATGGGCAATTTCAAAGTCTCACTGCCTTATTATAAAAAGGCACTGGCGATCAATCCTGGTCACCGTGGCGCGCGGGAATATTTAGGTGAGCTTTATTTACAGACCGGCAACTTGAAGGCCGCCAAAGCACAGCTGGAAAAATTAGATAGTCTCTGCACCTTCGGCTGTGAAGAATTCGACGACCTGAAAAAGGCGATCACCACTTATGAGACGAAGAAATAG
- a CDS encoding transporter substrate-binding domain-containing protein, translating to MLETFQHTRTFLRKVKTAIGILCLFSIFLCETAAADLNKEIIFGAIGNFPPYYQLDKNGKTFGFSIDTTKAIARRLGLKIKFKVFKSGRLMHKALREGEIDALPSLGITESRKKIYDFTAPIETFQIVYFIRSDSHEIKTMDDIHQRKIGVTRTNAANRILARRKNVKRKVFADAPSALFGLLSAQVDVVAYPKPVFQKLARDGGITDRFKIVGSPLIEIKRGMVVQKGQSELQALLNRGVKEFITSSEFGTIYARHFGRPATYWTTDRIALVMGMALVLMTFFMGAWRYYSTLQLNRRLTASAQEREHIAEELRKSERRFKDFADAASDWFWETDSDHRFTYISQSYFEITGFQPDERLGKTRQELVTTNDLKSESGKWTKFEEDLKARRPFKDLETSTSSSEGNGFYVLNSGIPVFDDNKKFLGYRGVSTNITQQKLAEEDRIRSERKMQQDHTENLETRIHERTEQLRGEIEERKRIEEDLIEASTRAESANQAKSEFLANMSHELRTPLNAIIGFSETLSQNIFGDLANDKQKEYIIDIHSSGIHLLDLINDILDVSAIEAGKLELHESDVDMKQIADEAILMVTPRAEKDGIKLQNLVAGNGLKLRADKRRLKQILVNLLSNAVKYTLEDTPVKITGGAGQNGGFIYKVEDSGVGMDEAEIATALEKFGQIQTTLGISREGTGLGLPLTHGLVEAHGGTLNLESKPGVGTTVTIEFPKERVVS from the coding sequence TTGTTGGAAACATTCCAGCATACAAGAACGTTTCTGCGGAAAGTAAAAACCGCAATCGGTATCCTTTGCCTCTTCTCCATTTTTTTATGTGAAACTGCTGCTGCGGATCTAAACAAAGAAATTATCTTCGGCGCCATCGGCAACTTTCCTCCGTACTACCAACTCGACAAAAATGGCAAAACTTTTGGCTTTTCAATAGATACAACAAAGGCGATCGCACGTCGGCTTGGTTTAAAGATTAAATTCAAGGTCTTTAAAAGCGGACGACTAATGCACAAGGCTTTGCGCGAAGGCGAGATCGATGCGCTTCCCAGTTTAGGCATCACGGAATCCCGAAAGAAAATTTATGATTTCACCGCTCCTATCGAGACATTCCAAATCGTTTATTTCATCCGCAGTGACAGTCACGAAATAAAGACGATGGACGATATACACCAACGCAAAATTGGCGTTACGAGAACCAATGCGGCAAACCGAATTCTCGCAAGACGAAAAAATGTAAAACGCAAAGTTTTTGCAGACGCGCCAAGTGCACTCTTTGGTTTGCTATCCGCTCAAGTGGATGTCGTAGCTTACCCAAAACCTGTGTTTCAAAAGTTGGCTCGGGACGGTGGCATAACAGATCGCTTCAAGATCGTGGGCTCTCCCCTTATTGAAATTAAACGGGGAATGGTCGTCCAAAAAGGACAATCTGAGCTTCAGGCACTCCTCAATCGGGGTGTGAAAGAGTTTATTACTTCGTCTGAATTCGGAACAATCTATGCACGTCATTTTGGGCGGCCTGCCACCTATTGGACCACAGATCGTATCGCGCTTGTCATGGGCATGGCCCTGGTTTTAATGACATTCTTTATGGGCGCTTGGCGGTATTATTCGACGTTACAGCTTAATCGGAGGCTTACCGCCAGCGCTCAAGAACGCGAACACATCGCCGAAGAACTTCGGAAAAGCGAACGTCGTTTCAAGGATTTCGCTGATGCTGCCTCTGATTGGTTCTGGGAGACCGACTCGGATCACAGGTTCACATACATTTCGCAAAGTTATTTTGAAATAACCGGATTTCAGCCTGATGAACGTTTAGGGAAAACCCGGCAAGAGTTGGTAACAACCAACGATCTAAAGTCAGAAAGCGGCAAATGGACGAAATTTGAAGAAGACCTGAAGGCTCGACGCCCCTTTAAAGATTTGGAAACATCGACCTCTTCATCCGAAGGGAATGGTTTTTATGTCTTAAACAGTGGCATCCCCGTTTTCGACGACAATAAAAAGTTTCTGGGCTACCGAGGAGTCTCCACCAATATTACCCAGCAAAAACTTGCCGAAGAAGATCGGATACGGTCTGAAAGGAAGATGCAACAAGACCATACAGAGAACCTGGAAACGCGTATCCACGAGCGAACCGAGCAATTGCGAGGTGAAATTGAGGAACGCAAACGCATTGAAGAAGACCTAATTGAAGCAAGCACCCGCGCCGAATCTGCTAATCAAGCAAAGTCCGAATTCCTTGCCAACATGAGCCATGAACTTCGCACGCCTCTCAATGCCATCATCGGATTTTCAGAAACCCTTAGCCAGAATATCTTTGGCGATCTCGCAAACGACAAACAGAAAGAATATATAATCGACATCCATTCATCAGGCATACACCTGTTGGATCTCATCAACGATATTCTTGATGTGTCGGCGATTGAGGCTGGGAAATTAGAATTGCATGAATCCGACGTCGATATGAAACAGATTGCTGACGAAGCCATCTTGATGGTCACACCGCGGGCTGAAAAAGATGGAATTAAGTTGCAAAATCTCGTCGCCGGAAACGGCCTAAAACTCCGTGCAGACAAACGGCGCTTAAAACAAATTTTGGTGAACCTTCTATCCAATGCGGTTAAATATACACTTGAGGATACACCGGTGAAAATTACCGGCGGCGCGGGACAAAACGGTGGATTTATCTATAAGGTGGAAGACAGTGGCGTCGGGATGGATGAAGCTGAAATTGCGACGGCACTGGAAAAATTTGGCCAGATACAGACCACCCTCGGCATAAGCAGAGAAGGCACGGGCCTTGGGCTTCCCCTCACCCACGGATTGGTCGAAGCCCACGGCGGCACCCTCAATCTTGAAAGCAAACCCGGCGTCGGGACAACCGTTACCATCGAGTTTCCAAAAGAACGGGTCGTGTCCTGA
- a CDS encoding sel1 repeat family protein, with the protein MHGIIVTLSLIGAVLVSASSIVVAEPDAPKSKKEQSSDEKLKAAEQKLKELKAEAQKGDRESQYVLGRSYEIGQGQERNVYQAARWYRHAAAQGHVKAQNGLGRLYLLGQGVIRSRVHAATWYKKAAANGDKLAAELIKKHNLDKPLKKLDQAKINALEKKAQRFDEEASLALGKIYFERQGTAKDYETAAKWFGRAGDQGNIDAQYLLASQYERGWGVEKNTTKAFQLYNFAAEEGSKLAQVAVGRFYEHGISVEKNINIAFKWYLKAAERGNAQAQVRVAEAYAAGSGVEKDTGESIKWYREAGLNGAKLSPRRMAKIGDAYLAGRDTDLDREEARKWYIKAGEKGDLGAVRMLGLMYMRDRKEEVDYKAAAKWLKLGALKGIASSQLNLGALYANGWGVKKNSTVAAQWFQKAMKQGNHAARFNVGVMQYYGIGMPKDRSKALKQITKAALDGHGGAAQWLGKNQIRVLTPGKNYVRTINGRRYIYVEGKGYRLLESQ; encoded by the coding sequence TTGCACGGAATTATAGTAACTTTAAGTCTTATTGGAGCCGTGTTGGTAAGTGCGTCTTCTATCGTTGTGGCGGAGCCTGACGCCCCGAAGAGTAAAAAAGAGCAATCATCAGATGAGAAACTCAAGGCCGCAGAACAAAAATTAAAAGAGCTTAAAGCCGAGGCTCAGAAGGGAGACCGGGAGTCACAGTATGTGCTCGGTCGCTCCTATGAAATCGGCCAAGGCCAGGAGCGAAATGTTTATCAGGCCGCGCGCTGGTATCGTCACGCCGCTGCTCAGGGTCATGTGAAGGCTCAAAACGGCCTGGGTCGGTTGTACCTTCTGGGACAAGGGGTCATTCGCAGCCGCGTTCATGCGGCAACTTGGTACAAAAAGGCTGCGGCCAACGGAGATAAGCTGGCTGCGGAATTGATCAAGAAGCATAATCTCGATAAGCCGCTGAAGAAGCTTGATCAAGCTAAGATAAATGCGCTCGAGAAAAAGGCGCAACGGTTTGATGAAGAAGCGAGTCTCGCGCTCGGTAAAATCTATTTTGAGCGCCAAGGCACGGCAAAGGATTACGAGACCGCCGCAAAGTGGTTTGGGCGCGCGGGTGACCAGGGAAATATAGATGCTCAATATCTCTTGGCCAGCCAGTACGAACGCGGATGGGGGGTCGAGAAAAACACCACAAAGGCATTTCAGCTTTATAATTTTGCGGCCGAAGAAGGGTCCAAATTAGCGCAGGTCGCCGTTGGGCGATTTTATGAGCATGGAATTTCCGTCGAAAAGAATATTAACATTGCTTTCAAATGGTATCTAAAGGCGGCGGAACGCGGCAATGCACAGGCTCAGGTCAGGGTTGCAGAGGCCTATGCGGCTGGCAGTGGGGTCGAAAAAGATACGGGTGAATCAATTAAATGGTACCGTGAGGCGGGCTTAAATGGGGCGAAGTTAAGTCCGCGTCGAATGGCTAAAATTGGCGATGCCTACTTGGCCGGGCGCGATACAGACCTGGATCGGGAAGAAGCTCGGAAATGGTACATTAAGGCGGGCGAAAAGGGCGACCTTGGTGCAGTAAGAATGCTCGGCCTGATGTATATGCGAGACCGCAAGGAAGAGGTCGATTACAAAGCTGCGGCTAAATGGCTTAAGCTCGGGGCTCTTAAAGGGATCGCATCTTCGCAGCTTAACTTAGGCGCGCTTTATGCCAATGGCTGGGGGGTTAAGAAGAACTCTACTGTTGCCGCTCAGTGGTTCCAAAAGGCAATGAAGCAAGGCAATCATGCGGCACGATTTAATGTTGGCGTCATGCAGTACTATGGAATTGGCATGCCTAAGGATAGGAGCAAGGCACTGAAGCAAATTACCAAGGCCGCACTTGATGGTCATGGCGGGGCGGCCCAGTGGTTGGGCAAGAATCAGATCCGCGTGCTAACACCTGGTAAAAACTACGTTCGGACAATTAACGGCCGAAGATACATTTATGTGGAGGGAAAGGGGTACCGCCTGCTCGAATCCCAATAA
- a CDS encoding NUDIX domain-containing protein, translating to MKKSDVEVIEHKTVFQGYFRVDQYKLRHKRFEGGMTDIMTREIFERGHSCIVLLYDPDLDQVVLVEQFRPGVLAATASPWFPNDYAPWLIEAVAGIIEEGESPDDVARREVKEETGCELLDMMPLNQFFISQGGSSESCFTYLGRVDASKAGGVHGLAHEHEDIRVFVADADEAFDWVRTGKVANMVLANVLQWLQINRDDVRIKWA from the coding sequence ATGAAAAAATCAGATGTCGAAGTGATTGAACACAAGACTGTCTTTCAAGGTTACTTTCGGGTTGATCAATACAAACTACGTCACAAGCGGTTTGAAGGCGGCATGACAGACATCATGACCCGCGAGATTTTCGAGCGCGGCCATTCCTGTATCGTGCTGCTGTATGATCCAGATTTAGATCAGGTTGTTTTGGTTGAGCAATTTCGCCCCGGTGTTTTAGCCGCCACGGCATCGCCATGGTTTCCGAATGACTACGCGCCGTGGCTGATTGAGGCCGTCGCCGGTATCATCGAAGAAGGCGAAAGCCCCGATGACGTCGCGCGCCGTGAAGTTAAAGAAGAAACGGGCTGCGAGTTATTGGATATGATGCCGCTCAATCAGTTCTTTATCAGCCAAGGCGGCAGTTCTGAATCGTGCTTTACCTACTTGGGACGGGTCGATGCGTCTAAAGCGGGTGGCGTTCATGGCTTGGCGCACGAACATGAAGATATTCGGGTTTTCGTCGCCGATGCGGATGAAGCGTTTGATTGGGTACGCACCGGCAAGGTCGCAAACATGGTCTTGGCAAACGTTCTGCAATGGTTACAGATCAATCGGGATGATGTTCGCATCAAGTGGGCTTGA
- a CDS encoding cysteine synthase A, whose translation MAIRKDFLDAIGNTPMIRLKKASELTGCEILAKMEFLNPGSSIKDRAALFIIKDALASGRLEPGGVIVEGTAGNTGIGLALVGNAIGSRSVIVIPETQTQEKKDALLSCGVELIQVPALPYKNPDNYIRYSGRLAEELAAKEPKGAIWANQFDNVANRQAHIEGTGPEIWDQTEGKVDGFICAVGTGGTLAGVATALRERNKDIKIGLADPFGAALYEWYKNGELKSEGDSISEGIGQGRITGNLEGLEIDMPYQISDNEWLPILYDMIQEEGLLLGTSSGINVAGAMRMAKDLGPGHTIVTVLGDYASRYQSKLFNVEFLKSKGLPCPPWMV comes from the coding sequence ATGGCAATTCGCAAAGACTTCCTCGACGCCATTGGTAACACGCCGATGATCCGCCTGAAAAAGGCGTCCGAACTAACAGGATGCGAAATCCTGGCGAAGATGGAGTTCCTGAACCCGGGCAGCTCAATAAAAGACCGCGCAGCCCTGTTCATCATCAAGGACGCGCTGGCCAGCGGCAGGTTGGAGCCCGGCGGCGTCATTGTTGAAGGCACGGCAGGTAATACAGGTATCGGTCTTGCCTTGGTCGGAAACGCCATCGGCAGCCGCTCTGTCATCGTCATTCCAGAGACCCAGACCCAGGAAAAGAAAGACGCGCTTCTATCCTGTGGTGTGGAACTGATCCAAGTCCCTGCCCTGCCTTATAAGAACCCAGACAACTACATCCGCTATTCAGGTCGCCTGGCCGAAGAACTGGCGGCAAAGGAACCCAAGGGCGCGATCTGGGCCAATCAATTCGATAACGTCGCCAACCGCCAAGCCCATATCGAAGGCACGGGCCCGGAAATTTGGGACCAAACCGAAGGTAAGGTCGATGGCTTTATCTGCGCGGTCGGCACGGGCGGAACCTTGGCAGGGGTCGCCACCGCGCTGAGAGAGCGCAACAAAGACATTAAAATTGGGCTCGCCGATCCGTTTGGGGCGGCATTGTATGAATGGTATAAGAACGGCGAACTAAAATCCGAAGGGGACTCAATCAGCGAGGGCATTGGCCAAGGCCGCATCACCGGCAATCTGGAAGGCCTCGAAATCGATATGCCGTATCAGATTTCAGATAACGAATGGCTGCCGATTCTCTATGACATGATTCAGGAAGAAGGCCTTTTGCTGGGGACATCCAGCGGCATCAACGTCGCCGGTGCCATGCGCATGGCCAAGGACCTGGGGCCCGGCCACACCATCGTCACCGTGCTGGGGGACTACGCCAGTCGCTATCAAAGCAAACTGTTCAACGTTGAGTTCTTAAAATCCAAAGGCCTGCCCTGCCCGCCTTGGATGGTTTAG